The proteins below come from a single Drosophila busckii strain San Diego stock center, stock number 13000-0081.31 chromosome X, ASM1175060v1, whole genome shotgun sequence genomic window:
- the LOC108606733 gene encoding pre-mRNA-splicing factor 38B isoform X1 — translation MDEEYSAASTAGGGVKKAGVGKQHNTLPFWGNETSMNLNPLILANIQSSSYFKVHLFKLKTYHEVVDEIYYQVKHMEPWERGSRKTSGQTGMCGGVRGVGAGGIVSTAYCLLYKLYTLRLTRKQVNGLLNHTDSPYIRALGFMYLRYTQPPGDLYDWYEDYLQDEEEIDVKAGGGQVMNIGQMVYQFMTKLDWFSTLFPRIPVPIQKQIEKKIEQYCREQGITVNQLSTGRGITAAGGTVAAPGGATAGPVPNSDYEGGGGGGGTGRTQGVARGGNYRNDHDDRDYYASQASSSSYGRGRGYDDYPPQSISSMLPYGGSERDKEHGERSERRRSSKHKKKHKHRQSSRSRSRSKSASSRSASRSRHRHDRKRGEDRGNRNRHNEHYDDRDRERDRDRERERERERERERERRYR, via the exons ATGGACGAAG AATACTCAGCGGCGTCGACGGCTGGCGGTGGTGTTAAAAAAGCCGGCGTGGGTAAGCAGCACAATACGCTGCCTTTCTGGGGTAATGAGACATCAATGAATTTAAATCCACTTATACTCGCCAACATACAGAGCTCTAGCTACTTTAAAG tgcatttgtttaagctAAAGACTTATCATGAAGTGGTAGATGAAATCTATTACCAAGTCAAGCATATGGAGCCCTGGGAGCGTGGATCCCGCAAAACTTCCGGCCAGACGGGCATGTGCGGCGGT GTACGTGGCGTTGGCGCCGGAGGCATTGTTTCCACCGCCTACTGTTTGCTCTATAAACTGTATACGCTGCGTCTAACCCGAAAGCAAGTCAACGGGCTGCTCAATCACACAGACTCGCCCTACATACGGGCACTAG GTTTTATGTACTTACGGTATACTCAGCCACCGGGTGATTTATATGACTGGTATGAAGACTATTTGCAAGATGAGGAAGAAATTGATGTAAAGGCTGGCGGCGGCCAG GTGATGAACATTGGACAAATGGTGTATCAGTTTATGACAAAATTGGATTGGTTCTCCACGCTATTTCCGCGCATACCTGTGCCCATACAAAAACAGATTGAGAAGAAAATTGAGCAATATTGCCGTGAGCAGGGCATTACCGTTAATCAGCTAAGCACAGGTCGTGGTATTACAGCAGCCGGAGGAACGGTAGCTGCACCAGGAGGAGCAACTGCTGGTCCAGTGCCTAACTCAGATTACgagggcggcggcggcggaggcGGTACTGGGCGTACTCAAGGTGTAGCTCGTGGAGGCAACTATCGCAACGATCACGATGATCGCGATTACTATGCAAGTCAAGCCTCTAGCTCCAGCTATGGACGCGGACGTGGCTATGATGATTACCCACCACAGTCAATTTCCTCAATGTTGCCGTATGGTGGCTCCGAGCGTGACAAGGAGCATGGCGAACGCAGTGAGagacgccgcagcagcaagcacaagAAGAAGCACAAGCATAGACAAAGCtcgcgcagtcgcagtcgcagcaaaAGCGCCAGCAGTCGCAGCGCCAGTCGCAGTCGGCATCGTCATGACCGCAAGCGTGGCGAAGACCGCGGCAACAGAAATCGACACAACGAGCATTACGATGACAGGGATCGCGAGCGGGACCGTGATAGGGAGCGCGAGCGTGAACGCGAACgggagagagagcgtgagcgacgCTATCGTTGA
- the LOC108606733 gene encoding pre-mRNA-splicing factor 38B isoform X2 yields the protein MYLRYTQPPGDLYDWYEDYLQDEEEIDVKAGGGQVMNIGQMVYQFMTKLDWFSTLFPRIPVPIQKQIEKKIEQYCREQGITVNQLSTGRGITAAGGTVAAPGGATAGPVPNSDYEGGGGGGGTGRTQGVARGGNYRNDHDDRDYYASQASSSSYGRGRGYDDYPPQSISSMLPYGGSERDKEHGERSERRRSSKHKKKHKHRQSSRSRSRSKSASSRSASRSRHRHDRKRGEDRGNRNRHNEHYDDRDRERDRDRERERERERERERERRYR from the exons ATGTACTTACGGTATACTCAGCCACCGGGTGATTTATATGACTGGTATGAAGACTATTTGCAAGATGAGGAAGAAATTGATGTAAAGGCTGGCGGCGGCCAG GTGATGAACATTGGACAAATGGTGTATCAGTTTATGACAAAATTGGATTGGTTCTCCACGCTATTTCCGCGCATACCTGTGCCCATACAAAAACAGATTGAGAAGAAAATTGAGCAATATTGCCGTGAGCAGGGCATTACCGTTAATCAGCTAAGCACAGGTCGTGGTATTACAGCAGCCGGAGGAACGGTAGCTGCACCAGGAGGAGCAACTGCTGGTCCAGTGCCTAACTCAGATTACgagggcggcggcggcggaggcGGTACTGGGCGTACTCAAGGTGTAGCTCGTGGAGGCAACTATCGCAACGATCACGATGATCGCGATTACTATGCAAGTCAAGCCTCTAGCTCCAGCTATGGACGCGGACGTGGCTATGATGATTACCCACCACAGTCAATTTCCTCAATGTTGCCGTATGGTGGCTCCGAGCGTGACAAGGAGCATGGCGAACGCAGTGAGagacgccgcagcagcaagcacaagAAGAAGCACAAGCATAGACAAAGCtcgcgcagtcgcagtcgcagcaaaAGCGCCAGCAGTCGCAGCGCCAGTCGCAGTCGGCATCGTCATGACCGCAAGCGTGGCGAAGACCGCGGCAACAGAAATCGACACAACGAGCATTACGATGACAGGGATCGCGAGCGGGACCGTGATAGGGAGCGCGAGCGTGAACGCGAACgggagagagagcgtgagcgacgCTATCGTTGA